The genomic interval GAACCGTGAAGGTCACGCCGGCCGGGGGCTCGATGATGACCGGGTGGCTGTAGCCGATGGTCAGTTCGAGGTTCTTCCCGGCGAGCTTGGCGCGGAAACCCACGCCCTTCAGTTCCAGGTTGATGGTGTAGCCGTCGCTGACACCCTTGACGGCGTTGGCCACCAGGGTGCGGGTCAGGCCGTGCAGCGCGCGGTGGCGCTGCTGGTCGCTGGGACGCTCGACGAGCAGCTGGTCGCCGTCCTGCTTGATGGTCAGTTCCTGGTTGTAGGGAACGGTCAGTTCGCCTTTCGGGCCTTTGACCTTGAACACGCCGCCTGCGGCGCTCATGGTCACGCCGCTGGGAACGGCGATCGGCTGTTTACCAATTCGGGACATCGTCTGTCCTCCTTCTTCCTTAAGTTCGGACGGTTCCGCGTGCGGGCGCCCGAGGTCAGGTGAGATCTCGTGTTCGCTGGAATCCTACCGCTGGGCGGGGATTACCAGAGAACGCAGATGACTTCGCCGCCGACACCCTGCTTGCGGGCGTCGCGGTCGGCCAGCAGGCCCTTGCTCGTGGACACCACGGCGAGGCCCAGGCCGCGCTGCACGCGGGGCAGGTTCTCGGCGCTCACGTAGGCGCGGCGGCCAGGACGGCTGATGCGCTCAATGTGCTTGATGACCTGCTCGCGCTTGACGCCGTACTTCAGGGTCAGGCGCAGCACGTCGAATTTCTGCCCTTCGGGCAGGAGGCGCTCGTAGGACGCAACGTAGCCTTCCTGCACGAGCAGTTTGGCCAGTTCTTCCTTGAACTTGGAGGCCGGGATGTCCACGGTCTCCTTAAAGGTGCGCGTCGCGTTGCGGATGCGCGTGAGCATGTCGGCGATAGGATCACTCAGCATGTATCTCCTCCAGGGGTCGGCGTGTCAGGCACGCTCGCCCCGGCAGGTGGCCCGTCATCTGTCTGACGCCGGGCTCTGGGCTCCCCTCGTGAAGCGTGTGGCGGTGTAACTACCGCCGTCTCTCCTGTTGGGTCGGAATCCACCGCTGGACGATCACCTCTCAAGGCGAGTGGTTCGTATCCAGGGGGCACAGCACGAACACCGCACAGCGTGCGGCAAGAAAGGAGTGTATCAGATCCCGGCTGCCACTGGCAACGGGGTCGGCGCGGGGCATGAAAAAACCCCCGTTACCGGGGGTGTGGGGGGAGGGCTGGATTACCAGCTGCTTTTCTTCACGCCGGGCAGTTCGCCCTTGTGCGCCATCTCGCGGATGCAGATGCGGCACATGCCGAAGAAACGGTAGTACCCGCGGGCGCGGCCGCAGCGGCTGCAACGGCTGTAGTTCTGCACGGCAAATTTATGACCGCGCGCGGCCTTGACAACTTTCGAGGTGTTCGCCATATCAGTTCCTTATTTCCGGAAGGGCAGACCGATGGCCTGGAGGAGCGCGCGGGCTTCTTCGTCGGTCTTCGCGGTGGTCACGATCGTGATGTCCATCCCGCGCACCTTGTCGACCATGTCGTAGGTGATTTCCGGGAAGATCAGCTGCTCCTTGATCCCGAGGTTGTAGTTGCCGCGGCCGTCGAAGGCGTTGGGGTTCACTCCGCGGAAGTCACGGATGCGGGGCAGGCCGATGTTGATCAGCTTCTCGAGGAACACGTACATGCGCTCGCCGCGCAGCGTGACCTTGATGCCGACCGGCATGCCCTGGCGCAGCTTGAAGTTGCTGATGCTCTTCTTCGCCTTGGTGACGATGGGCTTCTGCAGGGTGATCAGCGCGAGTTCCTTGCTGGCCTTGTCGATCGCCTTGCTGTCTTCCTTGGCGGAGCCCAGGCCCTCGTTCACGACGATCTTCTCGATGCGGGGCACGGCCATCACGCTGGAGTAGCTGAACTGCTGCATCAGCGCGGGGCGGACCTGCTCGTTGTACTTGACTTTCAGTTGCTGCATGGTGGGTTCCTTCGAGCGGTCTCCCAGTTTTTCAGAGAGCGCCGCTCAGGCCGCTGCGCGCCCCGCGGTGGGGGCGGCGCGGCCCGGAGTGGGTTCAGTCGATGTTCTTGCCGCTCGCGACAGCCACGCGGACTTTCTTGCCGTCCACGATGGTCTTGCGGATGCGGGTCGCCTTGCCCGTTTCGGGATCGACGATGGCGACCTTGCTGGCGTGCAGGGCCAGCTCGCGGCGCTCCTGCCCACCCTGGGGGTTGGCGGGGCTGGGCTTGACGTTCTTGGTGACGAGGTTCACGCCTTCCACGACGACCTTCTGGTCGCGGGGCAGGGCGAGGAGGACCTTGCCGGTCTGGCCTTTGTGCTTGCCGCTCAGAACGATGACGGTGTCACCCTTCTTGAAGTGCAGCTTGTCGCCGTGGTGGCTACCAGCGCTGGGACGGGGCATTACAGCACCTCCGGGGCCAGGGAGACGATCTTCATGAAGCGGCGGTCGCGGAGTTCACGGGCGACCGGCCCGAAGACGCGCGTGCCGCGGGGCTCGCCCTGGTTGTTGATGATGACGGCCGCGTTCTTGTCGAAGCGGATGGTGCTGCCGTCGGCGCGCTTGATGGCGTGGCTGGTGCGCACGACCACGGCCTTGACGACGTCGCCGGCCTTGACGGTGCCGCGGGGGGCGGCGTCCTTGACGGAAGCGACGATGATGTCGCCGACGTGGGCGTAGCGTTTGTTACCGCCGCCGCCGGTCGTCAGGCCCTTGCCGCCGATGCCGCTGTTCAGCACGCGGATGCACATGATCTCGCGGGCGCCGCTGTTGTCCGCCACGTCGAGGCGGGATTGAGGCATGATCATGCGTTACCCCCTTCGGTTTCCACGGCGGTGGTCTCGATGCCGCGGGGACGCTCGATCAGCTTGGTGACCTTCCAGGTCTTGGTCTTGCTGATGGGGCGCACCGCGAGGATCTCGACGCGGTCACCGATCTTGTACTCGTTGTTCTCGTCGTGGGCAGCGTACTTGTGGCTGCGGGTCACGACCTTGCCGTACAGCGGGTGAGCGAAGCGGCGCTCGACCTTCACGCTGACCGTCTTGTCGGCCTTGTCGCTCACGACGACGCCGGTAAAGGTCTTTTTCATGCCTGCTCTCCCTGCTTGCTCAGCTCGGCGCGGATGGTGTTGAGCTGGGCGACTTCGCGGCGCAGCTGCGTCACGCGGTGGGGCTGGGCCAGGTTGCCGGTGGCGGCCTGGAAGCGCAGCTCCATCAGTTCTTTCTTGCGGGCGTCGATTTCACGGGCGAAATCGTCGGCCTTCAGGTTACGCATCTCACTGGGCTTCATCGTAGACCTCGCGCTTGACCATCTTGGTCTGGATGGGCAGCTTGTGACCGGCGAGGCGGAAGGCTTCCTTGGCCTGCTCCTCGGTCACGCCGGACACTTCGAACATCACGCGGCCGGGTTTGACGACGCTCACCCAGTACTCCACGGCGCCCTTACCTTTACCCATTCGGGTTTCGGCGGGTTTCTTGGTGACGGGCTTGTCGGGGAAGATGCGGATGTAGATCTTACCGCCGCGGCGGAAGTGACGGCTCATGACGATACGGCACGCCTCGATCTGGTTGCTCTTGATCCACGCGGGTTCCAGGGCGATCAGGCCGAAGTCGCCGAACGCGACGTAGTCGCCGCCCTTGGCGTCGCCGGTCATCCGGCCGCGGTGCTGTTTACGGAACTTGGTGCGCTTGGGAAGAAGCATCACTCACCTCCGGGGCGGCGCCGCGCGGCGGGGCGGCGGCGGTTGGGGCGGTCGCCTTCGGGACGACGCTCGTCGTTGCGGCGCTGGGGGCGGGCGAAGGTCTCGGTGCGGCCGCCGATGACTTCACCGGTGAAGACCATGACCTTGATGCCCAGGATGCCGTAGGTGGTGCGGGCCAGGGCGGTGCCGTAGTCGATGTCGGCGCGCAGGGTGTGCAGGGGCACGCGGCCTTCGCGGACCATCTCGGTGCGGGCCTGCTCGGCCCCGCCGAGGCGGCCGGACAGGATGATCTTGACGCCGCGGGCGCCGGATTCCATCACGCGCTGGGCGGCCTGCTTCATGGCGCGGCGGAACGCGAAGCGGCGTTCGATCTGCTCGGCGATGCGCAGGGCGACCAGGGGGGCGCTGATGTTGGGGTTGGGGATCTCGGCGACGTTCACCGCGACCGTGCCGGCGGACACGAGTTTCTCGATGTCCTGGCGGAGTTCCTTGATGGACTCGCCGCCCTTGCCGATCACGATGCCGGGTTTCGCGGCGCTGATGATCACGTTGACCTGCTGGCCGGCGCGCTCGATCTCGATGCGGGCGATGCCTGCAGCGTTGAGCTTCTTGCCGACGAGGTTACGGATCTTCTCGTCTTCCTTGAGCAGACCGGCGTACTGCTTCTTACCGGCGTACCAGCGGCTGTTCCAGCCGCGGGTGATGCCCAGGCGGAAGCCGTTCGGGTTGATCTTGTTACCCATTACTTGTTCCCCTTCTCGCCCACGATGATGGTGATGTGGCTGGTGCGCTTCTTGATGATGTTCGCGCTGCCACGGGCGCGGGGAATCAGGCGCTTGAGGGTCGGGCCTGCGTCCACGTACGCGGCGGTGATGACCAGGCGGTCTTCGAGCATCGAGTCGTTGTGCAGCGCGTTGTGCTTGGCGCTGTTCAGGACTTTCGCGACGGGTTCGCTGGCGGCGCGGGGGATGAAGCGCAGCAGGTCTTCGGCGTCACGGACGCTCTTGCCGCGGATCACGTCGACCACGAGGCGGACCTTGCGGGGGCTGATGCGCACGTACTTGGCGATGGCCTTGCCGGGGGTGCGCAGCTTCTGCTGCTGCTTGCGCTGCTTCTTGTTGCGGAATTCAGGAGCGGTCATTTCTTCTTGCTCCCCTTGGCGTTCTTGTCAGCGCCGTGGCCGCGGTAGCTGCGGGTGGGGCTGAATTCGCCGAGCTTGTGGCCGATCATCTGCTCGTTCACGAAGACGGGCACGTGCTGCTTGCCGTTGTGCACGGCAATGGTGTGGCCGATCATTTCGGGAACGATGGTGGAGCGGCGGCTCCAGGTCTTGATGACGCGCTTGTCTTTCTTTTCGTTCTGGACGTCGACCTTCTTCAGGAGGTGGTCATCCACGAACGGGCCTTTCTTGAGGCTACGGGGCATGTCCTACCCTCCTTACTTCCCGCCGCGGCGGGTGATGATGAAGCGGTCGCTGTTCTTGCGCTTCTTGCGGGTCTTGAGACCCTTCGCGGGCTGGCCCCAGGGGGACACGGGCACGCGGCCGGCACCGGTGCGGCCTTCACCGCCGCCGTGGGGGTGATCCACGGGGTTCATGGCGCTACCACGCTGGTGGGGCTTGCGGCCGAGCCAGCGGCTGCGGCCGGCCTTACCGAGGTTGATGTTCTTGTGCTCGGCGTTGCCCACCGTGCCGATGGTGGCGTAGCACTCGCTGTGCACGCGGCGCAGCTCACCGCTGGGCAGTCGCAGGATCACGTAGTCGCTTTCCTTGCCCTGCACCTGGATGCTGGTGCCGGCGCTGCGGGCCAGCTGGGCGCCCTTGCCGGGAACCAGTTCGACGCTGTGCACGACCGCACCGACGGGCACGAACCGCAGCGGCAGGGCGTTGCCCAGCTTGGGTTCGGCTTCGGGTCCGGCGTTCACGGTCGCGCCGACCTGCAGGCCTTCGGGAGCCAGGATGTAACGCTTGGCGCCGTCGACGTAGTGCAGCAGGGCGATGCGGGCGCTGCGGTTGGGATCGTACTCGATCGCGGCGACCTTGGCGGTCACGCCGGCCTTGTCGCGGCGCTTGAAGTCGATGATGCGGTACAGGCGCTTGTGGCCACCACCGATGAATCGGCTGGTGATGCGGCCACGGTTGTTACGACCGCCGGTCTTGGGGAGGGCGGTGGTGAGCGCCTTCTCGGGGCGCTTCTTGGTCAGTCCGCTGAAGTCCGCAGTCGTCATCTGGCGACGGCTGGGGGTGTACGGACGGTATTTCTTGACGGCCATGTTCAGTCTCTCCTTAGGCCTGGCCTTCGAGGGCCTCGATCTTCTGGCCGTCGGCGAGACGCACGATGGCCTTCTTGCGGTCGGCGCGGTGACCGATGAAACGGCCGACGCGCTTACGCTTGCCAGGAACGTTCATGGTGCTGATGCCGATGACGGTCACACCGAACGCTTTCTGGACGGCGCTCTTGATTTCGGTCTTGGTGGCCTTGGGGCTCACCCAGAAGGTGTACACGCCGCGTTCCATGCCGGCGTAGGCCTTCTCGCTGATCACGGGCTGCTGAAGGATGTCGTAGTGGCTCATGCCTCTTCCCCTTCCTGTGCGGGTTCCAGGGCGATCGCGTCGATCACCAGGCGCTCGTGGCGCAGGATGTCGTAGGCGTTCAGGCCGGCGACGGGCATCACGGTGGCCCACGCGACGTTGCGCGCGGCTTGGCGGGTCTGGGCGTCGTCGGTGACGATCAGCACGCGCTCGCTGCCATCCATGCCGTTCTGCGCGGCCCAGGCGACGAAGTTCTTGGTCTTGCCGTCGACATCGAAGCCGTCGACCGCGACCAGTTTGCCTTCGTCCTGGCGGGCGGCCAGGGCCATGGCCAGGCCCAGCTGGCGGACCTTGCGGGGCAGGGTGTAGCCGTAGCTGCGGGGCTTGGGCCCGAAGGCCACGCCGCCGCCCACGAAGGTGGGGACGCTGCGGTCGCCGTGACGGGCGTTACCGGTGCCTTTCTGGCTGAACATCTTCTTGCCGGTCGCGCTCACCTGAGCGCGGGTCTTGGTGCTGGCCGTGCCGCGGCGGCGGCTGGCGAGCTGCCAGGTGACGACGTCGTGCAGGACGCCGCTGTTCACTTCCGGCAGTTCGAGGTCGATGGTGCGGCCCCCGTTCTTGCCGATGACGTTGATCTGCGCCATGTCTTACTTGCCTCCCTTGGCGGCCTGGCGCAGCACGACGAGTCCACCGTTGGCGCCGGGGATGGCACCCTTGACCAGGATGATGTTCTCGTCAGCGCGGATCTCGACCACTTCCAGGTTCTGGACGGTGATGCGCTCCATGCCCATGTGGCCGGCCATGCGTTTGCCCTTGTACACGCGGCCGGGCGTCTTGCGCTGGCCGATGGAACCGGGGCGACGGTGCCATTTCTTGGAACCGTGGCTGGCGGGACCACCCTTGAAGTTCCAGCGCTTCATGACGCCCTGGAAGCCCTTACCCTTGCTGGTGCCGGTCGCGTCGATCTTCTCGCCTTCGGCGAAGATGTCGACGGCGACGGTGTCACCTTCGGGGTTGAAGTCACGGAATTCACGCAGGAAGCGCACGGGGCTGACCCCGGCCTTCTTGAAGTGACCCAGCGCGGGCTTGTTGACGCTCTTCTCGCGCTTGGGGGCGTAACCGATCTGCACGGCCTCGTAGCCGTCGGTCTGCGCGGTCTTGCGCTGCACGACGGGGCACGGGCCAGCCAGGACGACCGTCACGGGAACGGCGCGGTCGCCCTTCCAGATCTGGGTCATGCCGATCTTGGTGCCGAGGATGCCCTTCATGCGCGGCCCCCCACGGTCTTGATCTCGATGTCGACGCCGGTGGGCAGGTCGAGGGTCATCAGGCTGTCAATCGTCTTCTTGGTGGGGTTCATGATGTCCACCAGACGGTTGTGCGTGCGGATCTCGAAGTGCTCGCGGCTGTCCTTGTTAACGAAGGGGCTGCGCAGCACGCAGAAGCGGCGGATGCGGGTGGGGAGGGGCACGGGGCCGCTCACGTCCGCTCCGGTGCGCCGGACCGTGTCCACGATCTTGCTGGCGGACTGGTCCAGCGCCTTGTGGTCAAAGCCACGCAGTTTGATGCGAATCTTCGGGGCAACCATTGCTATTACTCCAGAACCTTGGCGACGACGCCGGCGCCGACGGTGCGGCCACCTTCGCGGATGGCGAAGCGCAGGCCTTCTTCCATCGCGATCGGCTTGATCAGTTCCACCACGAACGTGATGTTGTCGCCAGGCATGACCATTTCCACGCCTTCGGGCAGTTCCACCACGCCCGTCACGTCCGTCGTGCGGAAGTAGAACTGCGGGCGGTACCCGCCGAAGAACGCGCTGTGACGCCCGCCTTCGTCCTTGCTCAGCACGTACACGCTCGCTTCGAACTTCGTGTGCGGCTTGATGCTGCCGGGCTTCGCCAGCACCTGACCGCGTTCCACGTCATCACGCGCCACGCCGCGCAGCAGCACGCCCACGTTGTCGCCCGCCATGCCGCTGTCCAGCAGCTTGCGGTGCATTTCGATCCCGGTCACCGTGGTCTTCTTCGTGTCGCGCAGACCGATGATTTCCACTTCGTCCTGGACCTTCACCACGCCACGTTCCNNNNNNNNNNNNNNNNNNNNNNNNNNNNNNNNNNNNNNNNNNNNNNNNNNNNNNNNNNNNNNNNNNNNNNNNNNNNNNNNNNNNNNNNNNNNNNNNNNNNNNNNNNNNNNNNNNNNNNNNNNNNNNNNNNNNNNNNNNNNNNNCTGCAGGGCGCTGCCCTTGACGACGGGGAGGTCGTCGCCGGGGAACTCGTACTTGCTCAGGAGTTCACGGACTTCCATTTCGACGAGTTCGAGGAGTTCTTCGTCGTCGACCATGTCGACCTTGTTCATGAACACGACGATGTAGGGCACGCCGACCTGACGGGCGAGCAGGATGTGCTCGCGGGTCTGGGGCATGGGGCCGTCGGCGCTGCTGACCACCAGGATGGCGCCGTCCATCTGGGCGGCTCCGGTGATCATGTTCTTGACGTAGTCGGCGTGGCCGGGGCAGTCAACGTGGCTGTAGTGGCGGGTGGGGGTGTTGTACTCGACGTGGGCGGTGTTGATGGTGATACCGCGGGCTTTTTCCTCGGGGGCCTTGTCGATCTGGTCGTAGGCCAGTTTTTCGATGGTGGGGTCCGAGGCGGCGGCCGTGAAGGTGATGGCCGCGGTGAGGGTGGTCTTGCCGTGGTCGACGTGACCGATGGTGCCCACGTTCACGTGGGGTTTGGTGCGTTCAAACGTTCCCTTAGCCATGTTCTTACTCCCTCCAAGAGGTGGACACACGCAAAACCGGCCCTTTGATCGGGTTCCCCCCGCGCATCCCGCAGGGTTCTGGTGGCGTGACCCACATTGGGTTGAATCTCGCCAGGGCGGTGTCCCGCCAAGCTGGCACGCTGCACCGGAATCTTTCCGTTCCTTCGCGGCCCGGTAACCCGGACCACTGGACCCGTGAAAAACACGGCGCACCGAAGAGTCAGGGTACAGGATTCCTGCTCCGGGTACAAGTCCCTTGCCCCGCCCGCACGGCCTCATACGGACTGCCGTTTGTTTCGCCGACAATCCGGAAGTTCACCGGATTGCCAGCTCCACGTCCGGAGGGGCGTTTTTCTCCTGCTCTGCGGCGCAGCTCTCCGAGTCGCATCCGCTCGGATTGAACGGGCTTTGCAGCCCATTCAATCGGAGTCCGTATCAGTCGTCGGCGCAGCGGCACCCGGGCGGGGCGCCGGTGACCACTGGGCGCCCGCAGCGCACCTGACAGTGCCCGGGGCGCACTCCTCCGGCGGCGTTCCGCACCGCGGGACGCTCCCTGCCCCGTGACCCGCCACCCGGAAGCACACCGGCCAACGCCACACCACGCCGCGCTGCTCCCACGCTGCGGCGCCGCGCTCCGGATCCCGATCAGGAGGGACCGCTGCCGGGGAAAGGAACACCCTACCCCTTCCCCCGCGGAGGCATCTGGCTCCACAGGACAGGGCAGGGTGTGTGCGCCCGGGAGCGGCGTGGTCGTTCAGCGGGTGGTGTAGGCGACCACCTGCCGGTCGAACGCCCCGATCAGCATGAAGATCCCCAGCACCGGACCGAAGGGCAGGGCCAGCAGGCTCAGCACCCCGAGCACGATGGCCGACACGCGGCCCCAGGCGCGGCCCTCGATGACCGCGCGGCGGGTGAAGTACAGCCACAGGATCAACGCTGCGGTCAGAGCAAATGAGATCCACAGCACCAGGGACACCTGCGCGTCGTCCAGGCGGATCGGGGCACTCCCCTGCCCCATCATGTCCAGCATCTCGTTCAGGGTGGACCCCGCGAAGGGAATGGAGAGCAGCGAGAATCCGTTGTAGAACAGCGCGATCAGCAGCGGGACCGTGATGAAGGACAGCCGGGGTGGGGTCGGCAGCGGCTTCTGCGCGGCGGGATCAGTGGGCGTGGTCATCGCTCCCCAGAGTAACGCGCAGGACCAGGCGGCGGTTCGGGAGCCGGGGGGCCCCCGACAGCAGCAGGCGGACCCCCGCGAGGAGGTCCGCCTGCTGCCGGCGTGCCCACGCAGGGCCGCGCCGTCTTCCCGGGGGAAGGTTACTTCTTCATCAGGGCCTGGGCGATGTTGTTCGGCAGCTGGGTGTAGTGGTCGAAGAACATGGAGTAGCTGGCGCGGCCCTGGGTCTTGGAGCGCATGTCGGTCGCGTAACCGAACATCTCGCTCAGGGGCACGAAGGCCTTGACGATCTGCGCGTTCCCGCGGGCTTCCATGCCCTGGATCTGGCCGCGGCGGCTGTTCAGGTCGCCGATGATGTCACCCATGTACTCCTCGGGGGTGGTCACCTCGACGCGCATGACCGGCTCCAGGATGGCGGGGCCACCCTTCTGCACGGCTTCTTTCAGGCCCATGGAACCGGCGATCTTGAAGGCCATTTCCGAGGAGTCCACTTCGTGGTAGCTGCCGTCGTAGATGGTGACTTTCAGGTCGACCACGGGGAAGCCCAGCATGGGGCCGCTCTGCATGGCTTCCTCGACGCCCTTCTGGGCCGGCCCGATGTACTCCTTGGGCACGGTGCCGCCGACGACGGCGTTCTCGAAGATGAAGCCGGCGCCGGGCTCCAGGGGCTCCACGCGCAGCTTGACGTGACCGTACTGACCGCGACCACCGGACTGGCGGGCGAACTTGCTGTCCACCTCGACCTGCTTGGTGATGGTCTCACGGTAGGCCACCTGGGGCGCGCCGACGTTCGCGTCGACCTTGTACTCGCGCTTCAGGCGGTCCACCAGGATTTCCAGGTGCAGTTCGCCCATGCCGGCGATGGTGGTCTGACCGCTTTCCTGGTCGGATTCCACGCGGAAGGTGGGATCCTCTTCGGCCAGTTTCTGCAGGCCGATGCCCATCTTCTCCTGGTCGGCCTTCGTCTTGGGCTCGATGGCGAGCTTGATGACGGGCTCGGGCACGTCGATGCTCTCCAGCAGGACCTTGTCGTCGCCGTCGCCGATCAGGGTGTTGCCGGTCCCGGCGTCCTTCAGGCCGATGACGGCGCCGAGTTCGCCGGCCTTGAGTTCCGTGACTTCCTCGCGGCTGTTGGCGTGCATCTTCAGCAGGCGGCCCACGCGTTCACGCTTCTCTTTGGTGGCGTTGTACACGTAGCTGCCGGACTGCAGGGTGCCCGAGTAGATGCGCACGAAGGTCAGGCGGCCCACGTAGGGGTCGGCCATGATCTTGAAGGCCAGCGCGGCCAGTTTGCCTTCGGGGTCGGCGGGGAACTCCTGGGTGTCCTCGCTGTCCTCGA from Deinococcus depolymerans carries:
- the fusA gene encoding elongation factor G, with the translated sequence MTTKAQSYLHHFRNIGIAAHIDAGKTTTTERILYYTGRTHNIGEVHDGAATMDWMEQERERGITITAAATTAKWKRSGTDQEYVVNIIDTPGHVDFTIEVERSMRVLDGAVAVFDSSQGVEPQSETVWRQADRYGVPRIAFSNKMDKTGASFELVLNDIKERLGAVAAPIQYPMGAENEFKGIIDVVRQRAHFYTNDLGTDIEETDVPAEYLDKVAEIRAQLIEAAAEVDEDLMMKYLEGEEPTVEELVAAIRKGTIEKKIFPVLCGSALKNKGVQLLLDAVIDYLPSPLEVPAIKGKIEDSEDTQEFPADPEGKLAALAFKIMADPYVGRLTFVRIYSGTLQSGSYVYNATKEKRERVGRLLKMHANSREEVTELKAGELGAVIGLKDAGTGNTLIGDGDDKVLLESIDVPEPVIKLAIEPKTKADQEKMGIGLQKLAEEDPTFRVESDQESGQTTIAGMGELHLEILVDRLKREYKVDANVGAPQVAYRETITKQVEVDSKFARQSGGRGQYGHVKLRVEPLEPGAGFIFENAVVGGTVPKEYIGPAQKGVEEAMQSGPMLGFPVVDLKVTIYDGSYHEVDSSEMAFKIAGSMGLKEAVQKGGPAILEPVMRVEVTTPEEYMGDIIGDLNSRRGQIQGMEARGNAQIVKAFVPLSEMFGYATDMRSKTQGRASYSMFFDHYTQLPNNIAQALMKK